The following nucleotide sequence is from Schistocerca serialis cubense isolate TAMUIC-IGC-003099 chromosome 4, iqSchSeri2.2, whole genome shotgun sequence.
ccgtgatccagaggcagcaacgctagccactagaccatgagctgcggactaagAGCATCAATGAATCTCTCGCGCGAACTTCTCCGACCGTCTCATGTCGGTGAGGGACGATCTTCAGTGGCAGCACGCTCGTCAGATTTAGCCCCACTGCGACCTTTTCTTACGGGACTATCTTAAATCCTCGGTACATACCAATCGTCCACGGCCCCTGCGTGACCTGTGAAATACTGTTCGTGCTGTTATTGTCAACAAAGACATGCTGCAGAAAGTGGAACGAAACTTCATATTTCGATTCTCAAAATGAACTGAGGAAAGGGAGACCACTTTCAAGATATAATTTTCAAAATCTAATGGAATGAAACTTTAAATGTACCTCTATGCAAAGAAAACAGATTTAAACTGATATCTACTATATTTTCTgtttaatgatttttaaaaataaggAAGTTCCTGCGGCGCGTGCTGTATAAAAATATCAGAGGCACAGAAAATAAAATTGATATTAAAAAGAAATCtgcttttcttttggagtgaccctgatACGTATGTGTGATAATTTATACAATTTATGAAAATCGCTGTTAAAAAATAGGAAGCTTGAAGTAAATATAGGGTGAGCACATTATCTCATTACTTTGCGCAAGTGCTTCTAATAGTATGTGTTGACGAGGCGCCAGCTCATCTACATGCCCCAGACACTGGGAACCCAACTGGAGCTGGTACACTCAGCTTACCAAGGACGTTATACTGCTCTTCGGACACTGTGAGCTATTCACTGCTTGCAACTAATCTCAGAAGGGACATTCTGTAATTCAATGAACTAGTTCGAGACACTTCAGGACAAATAATAGAGGGACTCAGCCTTCGTTTCGTCAACTAACATTCTTGCAGCTGTACGGCTAAATGACTGAACAGCTGAAGTTTCAAAGGCTTTTAATTTCTTAGATGATTGGCAGCGCTGGCGAGCGATCGGCGGATCGCTCACTTTGCCGGCCAGACTTTCGGCCCGGCAGTGCCGGTAGCAACTTCAGCGACGACCCGCAGGCGGGACCTTCCTCCTCACTCCAACAGTCACTCTCTGGTTCGGCGTGGACACAGGCGACCGTCAAGATTAGCGTTGCATCACCAACCTGCACAGACAAACAACCCATCACTTTCAAATTATTACCGCTTACGTCATCTAACGTGCAAAACATGTGCACATCACGAATTTAGACATTATCCTtgaatttcaaagactgtatttgatacaaatacaaaaatatctgccctaatcgtaataattttaatttttctgctcGTTATAATTTCGGtttcataaaaacaataaaaaaactaacGAAAGGATAATATTCTGCAAATCTCGGCGTGGAACGTCTGAAGTTTGTACGTGGTAGGGAACCGACAGTATGTGAAAAAGTAAATGCTAAAGCTCAATCAAGACAAAGTGGGACTCCGTGACATCAAATGGGAAGAAGAGCAGGAAATGCTCTGGTCATTCGAGTATGATAATATCAACCTCACCAATAAATGGTGTAACGGGACtaatattcgttatgaataggaaggtaggacggtGAACGAGTTACCttgaacagttcagcgatatggttgttcttatcagaatcgccagcaaaccaacactgacaacagtagttcaggtacacAAGCCAacgtccaaatgttcaaatgtgtgtgaaatcttataggacttaactgctaaggtcatcagtccgtaagcttacataacttcacctaaattatcctaaggacaaacacacgcacccatgcaggagggaggactcgaacctccgtcggaccagccgcacagtccatgactgcagccaacgtccaagcagaaaatgaaaagatagaaaaagtatatgaggatattgaatgagtaattaagaacgtgaagggtgacgaaaatgtaatagtcgtgtgggactggaatgctgttgtagggggagtagaagaaatggttacgggagaatatggttcaaatggctctgagcactatgggactcaacttctgaggtcatcagtcccctagaacttagaactacttcaacctacacacacatccatgcccgaggcaggatttgaacctgcgaccgtagcagccacccggtcccagactcaagcgcctagaactgctcggccacaacggccggcgagtgcTACTTTCATCGTCTGAAATGTCACACTCTCGAAGAGAACATCCAATTCTCTGACGAAAAAGCAGCCAATAATCTGGCTGCGACATGTACCCTGATCTATGTAAAAACGTATAGAGTCATACTATAAGGTAGCGGCTGGTACGCTGCAGCGCTGACTCACTCACGCGAAATGATTTAATATTAATTTCGTTAACCGAcgtttaagtttttttttctttttttttttgcaacgtaCTCCGCccgaaaaaaagtgaaacacccagatcATATCGTTGGACCTCAAATTAACATCGTAAATGTGCACACCATCAGCATGTATTGAGCTGTAATTCTCTTTGACAGATAGAACGGCCACTGAAATTCATTAGTGTAGTTGATGTTCAATGTTGTTAGCAGACCCGGTATggggtccgcagctggtggtcgtgcggtagcgctctcgcttcccacgcccgggttcccgggttcgattcccggcggggtcagggattttctctgcctcgtgatgactgggtgttgtgtgatgtccttaggttagttaggtttaagtagttttaagttctaggggactgatgaccataaatgttaagtcccatagtgcttagagccatttgaaccatttttaggcccGGTGGGGTATAAAAGGCGCGTCAGCAGcaccagatgttgagtgatcactgtgaaggatacagaGATGCCGCATATTCGTGTCAGACAGtagtatcagcatctgacagagattGAACGGGGCCTCATTATATCCGTCTGTAgtaaaaaatatacagaacataccactagatgctgttacacaaccaaattgacgagatcgtgttgttcaggtcccagaagaccacatataccaagcagcagtaattcactatgtatatactgtacaaaaccgcccttcttaggcaggccttacctaacacatcgactgccaaatgtaccatacatgaacgcaactccaggcaggactccagttgagcaaataaattagtactaacaaatatcgtaacgagacACACACAGCATAAAGTTCCAACAACACCGTCCCACATCACAAAAGTTCAGAAACCGTtgctggagcttccaggggaaaatctgaagagccaacgGAGCCCACAGCCTAACCTtccagacgactccaaaattcagcaactagttgtctccggggcagagtatcacaggaccccaccggacctccacatcagacaggcaggaagaagaagtacgccgactccaattaatcaccactgCATGGACAGCACAGCgacgagtcgcctccgccccagaccactctgctcatattgcgaggcacaacaacttCAGCGCTAGTCACTAGCAGGACAGGCAGACCGAACTTCACGTTTCCGTGCAATACCCAgaaaaccaactaccctctcgctttctgccggccaccgcaaacacacgccagatacgtcatagcaaatcgccacccgcaccaggacagcgaactataaccgactacagtgcgcgctctgaaccAGATTACTggatagcggcgcgcgccatatcagtgatcatatcccatattaatgtcggggtacatgcgcaggaaacagtggcgttttgtagtacatgtgtttcgggacggttttctcagcttatcaccagtgccgtgttgtgtgtgttccctatgtgcctatgatatctgcgccagttctgtgtagtgccacgttgtgaggcaccacattctgtaattatccttaatttatgagcatgagtgtagtacatcTGTATTTCTTATGTGAAAGCTCTTAtagctttttaaatgaaagaaacgttattaacattctgcatctttagtcttcatgtctaaatatttgtttctcaacatggcCATCCTCACGACGAGCACACTTTTTGATGCCGTCATTGAGGAACGTTTGAGTTTGTTGACGGAGGTACTTCAcctctgcttcatcactatcaaagcgaagacCTGTAAAGTTTTCTTTAagtttgggaacagatgaaaatcggttagggccaagtcgggactgtatggagggtgatcgatggcaacgaaccgaagacgacgaATTTTTGCAGAAGTGGCAGCGCTCgtgcgtggtctggcattgtcatgctgaaggggagATGCTCCAGGTGTGGACGAAGTCTTCAAATTCAAAACTCGATCACAGCACGCTGTGTCCGACTCACGACTTAGGTATATTCCACACCGCCATGTTATGTGCTACAACTCAGAGCCTTCTAGAGGCAGATTGCTGcagatatgtagatatgaagaataaagatgtataattttAATAATGTTCGTTTTATATAAGAACCATGAATAATTTTCCCATAAAAATTCGGCAACATTACTTCTCGTCACGCCATCGGGTGTAGGGAACAACTAATACCGGCACTAAGTTTCAAGGTCACAGCTTGATTTTTTTCTAGGTGATAGTTAAAACTTTTTCTCATATTCCACATCAAAGAATGTCATTTCACTTAGGGTACGAGGAACGACAGCATCCTTCCATTTTCCGTAAATATGtattaagtattttattttattgtgacttTTAGATCCTTGAGGGTATCCTCACTATGTATCAATGGAAAAAAGTATGTAATCTGATCGACGCAGGCTTACCGTTCCAACGACCTGGTCCTCCAGCTCCGTGTCCTCGAGCAACGGTCGGCCCTGTGCGCTGACGCCCTCAGCAGGAAGCGGCGACAACGCTCTCTGCGCCTCTGTTGCACACAGAGGaacatcttcttcctcttccttaAGGTCCGAACAAAGGTGTAGTTTCAGGACTTTGTATTCCTGTGGGTGTTTTGTTCTCACAATTACGTTTtgatacaccgaagcgccaaagaaactggaataggcatgcatattcaaattcaGAGGTATGTAAActagcagaataaggcgctgcggccggcaacccctataaaagacaacaagtatccggtgcagttgttggatcagttactgctgctgcagtagcagattatcaagatttaagtgagttggaactggtgttatagtcggcgcacgaacgatgggcatctccgagatagcgatggggattttcccgtacgaccatttcacgagcgtaccgtgtgTATCAgtaatccagtaaaatatcaattctccgtcatcgctgcggccgtaaaaggatcctggaagaacgggactaacgtcgacataagagaatcgttcagcataacagaagtgcagtcctttcgcaaattgctgcagatttcaatgctgggccatcaacaagtgtcagtgtgcgaatcattcaacgaaacatcatcgacatgggctttcggagccgaaggcccactcgtgtacccttgatgactgcacgacagaaagctttacgcctcccctgggtccTTCAACAAcgatattgggctgttgatgactggaaacatgttgcctggtcggacgagtctcgtgtcaaattgtgtcgagcggatggacctgtacgggtattgagacagcctcatgaatccatggactctgcaattcagcaggggactgttcaggctggtggaggctctgtaatggtgtggggtgtgtgaagGTGGAGTGATGtcggaccactgatacgtctagatacgactctgacagttgacacgtacgtaagcgtcctatcacctgcagccattcatgtccattgtgccctcctacggacttgggcaattcaagcaggaaaatgcgacaccccacacgtccagaattgatacagggtggctccaggaacactcttctgagtttgaacacttccgctgcccatcaaactccccagacatgaacagtattgagcttatctgggatgccttgcaacgttctgttcagaagagatctccaccccctcgtactcttgcggatttatggacagccctgcaggtttcatggtgtcagttcaaaaaaatgtgtgaaatcttatgggacttaactgctaaggtcatcagtccctaagcttacacactacttatcctaaattatcctaaggacaaacacacacacccatgcccgagggaggactcaaacctccgccggaaccagccgcacagtccatgactgcagcgccttagaccgctcggctaatcccacgcggcggtgtcagttccctccagcactacttcagatattagtcgagtccacgccacatcgtgttgcggcacttctgcgtactcgtgggGGCGGTACACGATATTAGCAACGTGTACTAGTTTTTTTGTCTTTCCAGTGTATATTGGTCAGTTATTATTTTCGTCCCCACAAATGGCCCAAAATCCATTTTGGCCAAATCATGTTCGAAATGACAATTATTTTGATATTATCATAATGAATTTAGCCAGATATCTAAAGGTCAGCAAATGTGTCCAAACATGATTACACAGTGGTGGAAGGTTTTGTACAATATTGTGTAACTGATTGCTAGTTCCTTACTGTGTGTCTTGAACTAAAATAGAATTTCAATCGTTGAACTGAGAATACTGATTCAAAACACCTTTTGTATAATTTATGGAGATGTTTTTTAATTTTCCTTTGTGTTATTTCATCTCCCCGTAATCAGTCTTCAGAATGGTCTGATGGGGCCTGCCACCACTCTCTGTGCTGTCTTCATCTCAGTGAAGCATTTATACTCCTAATCCTCAAATATGTGATGGATGTAATCCTATTGGAGTCATTCACTTCAGTGTTTGCCTAATGTGTCTCCCTCTTGTTCCATGGCAGCAATTCCCTGATACCTTAACAGGTGTGCTGCTTTATATCCCTTAATATACCCTGTCTTTTCAGTACAttcctttcctttttatttcttATCTTTCCATTAAGTTTAATTTTATACATACTTCTGTAACATCAGTGGGACTGACGGGCACTGGACATCGGGagcatgacggttcaaacccgtctccggccatcctgatttgtgttttctgtgatttccttaaatcgtttcaggcaaatgccgcgatggttcctttgaaagggctcggtagatttctttcccaatccttccctaatccgagcttgtgctctgtcactaatgacctcgttgtcgacaggacgttaaacactaatcttctcctcctcctgtaACATCAAATTTCAGACTTTC
It contains:
- the LOC126475409 gene encoding uncharacterized protein LOC126475409; this translates as MFCLQCAREGKKEDVFYATEIKDDADIVHEFEKEYKVLKLHLCSDLKEEEEDVPLCATEAQRALSPLPAEGVSAQGRPLLEDTELEDQVVGTVGDATLILTVACVHAEPESDCWSEEEGPACGSSLKLLPALPGRKSGRQSERSADRSPALPII